One segment of Desulfosoma sp. DNA contains the following:
- a CDS encoding ABC transporter permease subunit encodes MATASSASSRNLDSTKSLQAEKTSSPLAEAMWRLRKNKTALAGLMIILLFLIMALFAPVLAPHDPLEQSLYAKLKPPVWQFGGSWNHVLGTDDFGRDLLSRLIYGARVSMVVGVVSVSIALFFGTLAGSVAGFYGGLLDNVIMRFMDLLLAFPSILLAIVIVAFLGPSLQNAMIAIGVVSIPRYARLVRGSVLEEYAKDYVQAARALGAGDARLIFLHILPNCLAPLIVQTTLGFASAILEAAALSFLGLGAQPPTPEWGAMLANGRALILRAWWAVTFPGLMILFSVLGFNLLGDGLRDALDPRLRD; translated from the coding sequence ATGGCGACGGCTTCTTCCGCATCCTCCCGAAACCTGGATTCCACAAAGTCACTTCAGGCGGAAAAGACATCCAGTCCTCTGGCGGAAGCCATGTGGCGGCTTCGAAAGAACAAGACGGCTTTGGCCGGCTTGATGATCATCCTCCTCTTTTTGATCATGGCCCTTTTCGCCCCTGTTTTGGCTCCTCACGACCCCCTGGAACAATCCCTCTACGCCAAGCTGAAACCCCCCGTATGGCAATTCGGGGGATCCTGGAACCATGTGTTGGGCACGGACGATTTCGGTCGTGATCTTTTAAGCCGGCTTATTTACGGAGCACGTGTCTCCATGGTTGTGGGGGTGGTTTCTGTTTCCATCGCACTTTTTTTCGGTACCCTTGCAGGGTCCGTGGCTGGTTTTTATGGGGGCCTTCTCGATAATGTCATCATGCGTTTCATGGACCTCCTTCTGGCCTTTCCGAGCATTCTTCTGGCCATCGTCATTGTGGCCTTTTTGGGGCCCAGCTTACAAAATGCCATGATCGCCATTGGGGTTGTGAGTATTCCTCGGTACGCACGCCTGGTGAGGGGATCTGTGCTGGAGGAATACGCCAAGGACTACGTGCAGGCGGCCCGGGCTTTAGGCGCAGGAGATGCCCGTTTAATCTTCCTGCACATTTTACCCAATTGCCTGGCACCCCTCATCGTGCAGACCACGCTGGGATTTGCGTCCGCCATTTTGGAAGCTGCGGCACTGAGCTTTTTAGGCCTTGGGGCTCAGCCGCCCACGCCAGAATGGGGAGCCATGCTGGCCAATGGTCGAGCCCTGATTCTGCGGGCCTGGTGGGCGGTGACCTTTCCCGGGCTGATGATCCTCTTTTCGGTCCTGGGCTTCAACCTTCTAGGGGATGGTTTACGCGACGCTCTGGACCCTCGACTTCGTGACTGA
- a CDS encoding ABC transporter ATP-binding protein, producing MAPLLQVEHLSTYFYTDRGTVRAVDDVSFSLESGKTLALVGESGCGKSVTALSVMRLIPVPPGRIVSGRIVFDGTDLLQLSETDMRRVRGNKISMIFQEPMTSLNPVFRVGDQIAEVLEWHQKLSRKEALDRAVELLRMVGIPSAESRIRDYPHQMSGGMRQRVMIAMALACNPKLLIADEPTTALDVTIQAQILELMDNLRRTTGTAVLLITHDLGVVAETAEHAVVMYAGRVVEEAPVRELFHHPLHPYTQGLMRSIPSLVEDEKRRLEAIPGVVPSLLALPPGCKFNDRCSYVMDRCHTEEPPLQTMGSEHRVRCWLYDTASQNNTE from the coding sequence ATGGCGCCACTGCTGCAGGTTGAACATCTGAGCACCTATTTTTACACGGATCGCGGCACGGTTAGGGCCGTGGATGATGTGAGCTTTTCGCTGGAGTCTGGAAAGACTCTGGCTTTGGTCGGGGAATCGGGTTGCGGCAAGAGTGTGACGGCTCTGTCTGTGATGCGGCTGATTCCCGTACCGCCAGGAAGGATTGTTTCCGGCCGTATTGTCTTTGACGGCACAGACCTTTTGCAACTGTCTGAAACGGATATGCGCCGGGTGCGCGGCAACAAGATTTCCATGATTTTTCAGGAACCCATGACATCCTTAAACCCTGTGTTTCGTGTGGGGGACCAGATCGCCGAAGTGCTGGAGTGGCACCAAAAGCTTTCCCGCAAGGAGGCACTGGATCGCGCCGTGGAACTGTTGCGTATGGTCGGGATTCCTTCCGCGGAATCCCGCATCAGAGACTATCCGCATCAAATGAGCGGTGGAATGCGCCAGCGGGTCATGATCGCCATGGCTTTGGCCTGCAATCCCAAGCTGCTCATCGCCGATGAACCCACCACGGCTTTGGATGTGACCATTCAAGCCCAAATCCTGGAACTCATGGACAATCTGCGACGGACCACGGGCACGGCGGTGCTCCTCATTACCCATGATCTCGGAGTGGTGGCAGAAACCGCCGAACATGCGGTGGTCATGTATGCGGGACGAGTGGTGGAGGAAGCGCCTGTGCGCGAACTTTTTCATCACCCTCTGCACCCTTACACTCAAGGGCTCATGCGATCCATTCCAAGCCTGGTGGAAGACGAAAAACGTCGGCTGGAAGCCATTCCCGGAGTGGTACCCAGTCTGCTGGCGTTGCCACCGGGATGCAAGTTCAACGATCGTTGCTCCTATGTGATGGACCGGTGCCATACTGAAGAGCCGCCTCTTCAGACAATGGGTTCCGAACACCGGGTTCGATGTTGGCTCTACGACACGGCTTCTCAAAACAACACGGAATGA